A DNA window from Rubripirellula tenax contains the following coding sequences:
- a CDS encoding pyruvate carboxylase: protein MPAIKKLLVANRSEIAIRVFRSASEIGIRTVAIYSHEDRYALHRFKADEAYKIGKQGEPIRAYLDIESIVRLAKEVGVDAIHPGYGFLSERAGFAKACAEAGIKFIGPSVESLQGLGDKTSARAIAIRAGVPILGGTEGAVDDLAEAQAAAEKVGFPVMIKASHGGGGRGMRVVRKAEEFAHAFESARNEALTAFGNAEVFIEKFIARAKHIEVQLLGDEHGNLVHLFERDCSVQRRHQKVIELAPAPDLSEPLRQGMLEAALKIGRESNYSCAGTVEFLVDADEQKFYFIEVNPRIQVEHTVTEEVTGIDIVKSQIMVAQGKKLSDPEIDIPSQDSIKLNGFALQCRVTTEDPENNFMPDYGRVAHYRSASGMGVRLDAGSAFSGAVVNPFYDSLLTKVTARGRNFEGSIGIMKRALREFRIRGVKTNIPFLLKTLSHPTFTSGNCTTRFIDETPELFQFDARKNRATKVLTYLAETMVNGCDLVKDRPMAIRREPAPLPAVDHSQPIPKGSRDKFIELGADGFSKWIRDEKRLLITDTTFRDAHQSLLATRMRTYDLLQIGDAYARNCSDLFSLEMWGGATFDTSMRFLKECPWQRLADFRAKVPNILTQMLLRASSALGYTNYADNVVAACVKEAAQCGMDLFRVFDALNYVPNMKVAMEAVIESGMLCEASLCYSGDLTNPHRNKYDMKYYVGLAKELESMGAHILAIKDMAGLCKPAAASALVKTLREEVGIPVHFHTHDTAGIQAASILEGSKVGLDIADCAMAPMSGGTSQPNLNTVAEMLRYGDRCTGLDTDSIDAVADYWRATREFYTPFESQVLPATADLYQHEMPGGQYTNLFQQARALGLADRWAEVCKVYAGVNQLFGDIIKVTPTSKAVGDMALFMVANELTNEDVLNADRDIAFPASVIDLIGGGMGQPPGGFPQRVKDRVLLGKKEFEGRPGETLPPADFDAARTKVKELVQRDPLEREVVQWLLYERVFEDFAAHQLKYGDVSILPTPNFFYGLELGEEIAIDIEEGKTLIIRFLTIGNPHADGTRTVFFELNGQPREVTITDHSLETDIVKAAKADPSNKSHVGSTMPGMVVAVAVKPGDGVKKGQKLLTLEAMKMETMINAEQDGTVSEVLIKSGAQVETGDLLVVIE, encoded by the coding sequence ATGCCTGCCATCAAAAAACTGCTTGTCGCGAATCGTTCCGAAATTGCCATCCGTGTCTTTCGGAGTGCCAGTGAAATAGGGATCCGCACGGTGGCGATCTATTCGCACGAGGATCGCTACGCGTTGCATCGGTTCAAAGCCGATGAGGCTTACAAGATCGGAAAGCAGGGCGAGCCGATTCGAGCGTACCTGGATATCGAATCCATTGTGCGACTGGCCAAGGAAGTGGGCGTGGATGCCATTCATCCAGGTTACGGATTCCTTTCGGAGCGAGCCGGGTTTGCGAAGGCGTGTGCGGAAGCCGGCATCAAGTTCATTGGTCCGTCCGTCGAGTCTTTGCAGGGGCTCGGTGACAAGACGTCCGCGCGTGCGATTGCGATCCGAGCAGGCGTGCCGATCCTGGGGGGAACCGAAGGTGCGGTAGATGATTTGGCCGAAGCGCAAGCGGCGGCTGAGAAAGTGGGTTTCCCGGTCATGATCAAAGCCTCGCACGGCGGTGGCGGACGCGGCATGCGAGTCGTCCGAAAAGCAGAAGAGTTTGCTCATGCGTTTGAGAGCGCTCGCAATGAAGCACTGACGGCATTCGGCAATGCCGAAGTGTTTATCGAGAAATTCATCGCTCGTGCCAAACACATCGAGGTCCAATTGCTCGGTGATGAACACGGCAACTTGGTGCATCTTTTTGAAAGAGACTGTTCGGTGCAGCGACGGCACCAGAAAGTCATCGAACTGGCACCGGCACCCGACCTTAGCGAACCGCTGCGGCAAGGCATGCTGGAGGCGGCTTTGAAGATCGGCCGCGAGTCGAACTATAGCTGCGCCGGAACGGTTGAGTTCTTGGTCGATGCGGACGAACAGAAGTTCTATTTCATCGAAGTCAATCCGCGAATCCAGGTCGAGCATACGGTCACCGAAGAGGTGACTGGGATCGACATCGTGAAGTCGCAGATCATGGTGGCGCAGGGGAAAAAACTATCGGACCCCGAGATCGACATCCCGTCTCAGGACTCGATCAAACTGAACGGCTTCGCGCTCCAGTGCCGCGTCACGACGGAGGATCCCGAAAACAATTTCATGCCCGATTATGGTCGTGTCGCCCACTACCGTTCCGCCAGCGGCATGGGGGTTCGACTGGACGCGGGCAGCGCGTTTTCCGGAGCGGTCGTCAATCCGTTCTATGATTCGCTGCTGACGAAAGTCACCGCGCGAGGTCGGAACTTTGAAGGTTCCATCGGCATCATGAAGCGGGCGTTGCGTGAATTCCGTATTCGCGGCGTGAAAACCAACATTCCGTTTCTGTTGAAAACGCTGTCGCATCCCACCTTCACGAGCGGCAACTGTACGACGCGTTTCATTGACGAAACTCCTGAATTGTTTCAGTTTGATGCGAGAAAGAACCGCGCCACCAAGGTGCTGACCTACCTGGCCGAGACGATGGTCAACGGATGCGACTTGGTCAAAGATCGGCCGATGGCGATTCGTCGCGAGCCCGCACCGCTGCCAGCGGTAGATCATTCCCAACCGATCCCGAAGGGTTCACGCGACAAGTTCATCGAACTGGGCGCCGACGGTTTCTCGAAATGGATCCGCGACGAAAAGCGACTTCTGATCACGGACACCACTTTCCGCGATGCTCACCAATCGCTGTTGGCGACTCGGATGCGGACGTATGACCTATTGCAAATCGGTGATGCGTACGCGCGCAACTGCAGCGACCTGTTCAGTTTGGAAATGTGGGGCGGTGCGACGTTTGATACGTCGATGCGATTCTTGAAAGAGTGCCCTTGGCAACGACTCGCTGATTTCCGCGCGAAGGTGCCCAACATTCTGACACAGATGTTGTTGCGAGCATCCAGTGCCCTCGGCTACACCAATTACGCTGACAATGTGGTGGCGGCTTGCGTCAAAGAGGCGGCGCAGTGCGGCATGGATCTGTTCCGGGTCTTCGATGCGCTGAACTATGTGCCCAACATGAAGGTCGCGATGGAAGCGGTGATCGAAAGTGGCATGCTTTGCGAGGCGAGCCTGTGCTACAGCGGCGACCTGACCAATCCGCACCGCAACAAGTACGACATGAAGTACTACGTCGGGCTTGCCAAAGAATTGGAAAGCATGGGCGCTCACATTTTGGCCATCAAGGACATGGCCGGTCTGTGCAAACCCGCAGCCGCATCGGCGCTGGTGAAGACGTTGCGGGAAGAAGTCGGAATTCCCGTTCATTTTCACACCCACGACACGGCTGGCATTCAAGCCGCCTCGATCCTGGAAGGTAGCAAGGTCGGGTTGGACATTGCTGATTGTGCGATGGCCCCGATGTCCGGCGGAACCAGTCAGCCCAACCTGAACACCGTGGCTGAAATGTTGCGGTACGGCGATCGCTGCACGGGACTTGATACCGATTCCATCGACGCAGTGGCGGACTACTGGCGGGCGACCCGCGAGTTCTACACTCCGTTTGAGAGTCAGGTGTTGCCTGCGACCGCTGACTTGTACCAGCACGAAATGCCGGGCGGGCAGTACACGAATTTATTCCAGCAGGCTCGTGCGCTTGGCTTGGCGGATCGTTGGGCGGAAGTCTGTAAGGTGTACGCCGGGGTGAACCAGTTGTTTGGCGACATCATTAAGGTGACGCCGACCAGTAAAGCGGTCGGTGACATGGCATTGTTCATGGTCGCCAACGAACTGACCAATGAAGATGTGCTCAATGCCGATCGAGACATCGCGTTTCCGGCCAGCGTGATCGACTTGATTGGCGGCGGAATGGGACAGCCGCCCGGCGGATTCCCTCAGCGGGTCAAAGATCGTGTTCTGCTGGGGAAAAAGGAGTTCGAGGGCCGCCCTGGCGAAACGCTCCCGCCAGCCGACTTTGATGCCGCCCGCACGAAGGTCAAAGAACTCGTTCAGCGTGACCCGTTGGAACGTGAAGTCGTGCAGTGGTTGTTGTACGAGCGGGTGTTCGAAGACTTTGCCGCGCATCAATTGAAGTATGGCGACGTCAGTATTTTGCCAACGCCGAACTTTTTCTACGGCTTGGAACTGGGCGAAGAAATTGCCATCGACATCGAAGAAGGCAAGACGCTGATCATTCGATTCTTAACGATCGGCAATCCGCACGCCGATGGGACTCGAACCGTTTTCTTTGAACTTAATGGCCAGCCGCGCGAAGTCACCATCACGGATCACAGCTTGGAAACGGATATCGTCAAAGCCGCGAAAGCGGACCCGTCGAACAAGAGTCACGTCGGCAGCACGATGCCTGGCATGGTGGTGGCAGTTGCGGTGAAACCAGGCGACGGAGTCAAGAAGGGCCAGAAGCTCCTAACGCTCGAAGCGATGAAGATGGAAACGATGATCAATGCCGAACAAGACGGCACGGTTTCCGAAGTTCTGATCAAGAGCGGAGCTCAAGTAGAGACAGGCGATTTATTAGTTGTGATCGAGTGA
- a CDS encoding RNA polymerase sigma factor yields MHPSPPETRASLILRLQDADDVAAWEEFVSIYSPVIFRVAVSRGFQAADAQDIVQEVLLCVARSVSQWLERTDRGSFRAWLLRVARNQAFDLINDRATKSLGTGGQEAEQLLASVPANSDLSSVLDLEYERAVFQWAADQVRGLVADHTWQAFWLTRIEGLSVEEAASKLNLRPGNIYFARKSERFQESLIPPGQARSGKPRMNEGEGRVESAMVAASCLLRRGKPGRKHSR; encoded by the coding sequence ATGCATCCCAGCCCACCAGAAACACGCGCCAGCTTGATCTTGCGATTGCAGGACGCTGATGACGTGGCTGCGTGGGAAGAATTTGTCAGCATCTATTCGCCAGTCATCTTTCGGGTGGCCGTCAGTCGTGGATTTCAGGCCGCTGACGCACAAGATATTGTGCAGGAAGTCCTGCTCTGTGTCGCTCGCTCGGTTTCGCAATGGCTGGAGCGGACAGATCGTGGCAGCTTTCGAGCCTGGCTGCTGCGAGTCGCCAGAAATCAAGCGTTCGATCTGATCAACGATCGAGCGACGAAATCGCTTGGAACTGGCGGTCAAGAAGCGGAACAGCTGCTTGCCAGCGTACCGGCAAATTCAGACCTGTCTTCCGTGCTGGACCTTGAGTACGAGCGAGCTGTCTTTCAGTGGGCAGCCGATCAAGTCCGAGGCTTGGTGGCCGACCACACATGGCAGGCCTTTTGGCTCACTCGAATCGAAGGCTTGTCGGTCGAGGAAGCGGCGAGCAAGCTGAATCTACGTCCTGGCAACATCTACTTTGCACGGAAATCGGAAAGGTTCCAGGAATCGTTGATCCCGCCGGGGCAAGCCCGAAGCGGAAAACCAAGGATGAACGAGGGAGAGGGACGCGTTGAGTCAGCGATGGTAGCTGCCAGTTGTTTGCTCCGCCGGGGCAAGCCCGGACGGAAGCATTCGCGCTAA
- a CDS encoding alpha/beta hydrolase translates to MIGRCGMRVALIAVSVFGMMLCQRAQSESPTDVTMHRDIVYAAVDGQQLKLDLCVPNVQHAPPLVVWIHGGGWRAGSRSSPRIAEIVESGFALASISYRFTDKAIFPAQIYDCKAAIRWLRAHATQFGYRSDSIAVAGSSAGGHLALLLGVSGDVPDLEGDVGEHMDQTSRVQAVIDYFGPSDFVLRGKTQPERAYTEKSGSLALLGGLRDGKVSEEVERWASPSQYVSADDPPLLIFHGNADSTVLLDQSERIASLYKDAGLDGRLVVLKNAGHGGTAFFRGRHFETAKQFLLRHCPMPTE, encoded by the coding sequence ATGATTGGGAGATGTGGAATGCGAGTCGCGTTGATTGCCGTTTCGGTTTTCGGAATGATGCTTTGCCAAAGGGCGCAATCCGAATCGCCAACCGATGTGACGATGCACCGCGACATCGTCTATGCCGCCGTGGATGGTCAGCAACTTAAGCTAGATCTTTGTGTTCCCAACGTGCAGCATGCACCTCCGCTGGTTGTCTGGATTCATGGCGGCGGATGGAGGGCCGGATCCAGAAGTAGCCCTAGGATTGCTGAAATCGTCGAGTCTGGCTTTGCACTGGCAAGCATCAGCTATCGGTTCACCGACAAGGCGATCTTTCCGGCTCAAATCTACGATTGCAAAGCGGCAATTCGATGGCTGCGAGCTCATGCTACACAGTTCGGATACCGCTCAGACTCGATTGCCGTCGCTGGCAGTTCCGCAGGCGGACATCTGGCATTGCTGTTAGGAGTTTCGGGTGACGTTCCCGATTTAGAAGGAGACGTCGGCGAACACATGGACCAAACGTCACGTGTCCAAGCGGTGATCGACTATTTCGGACCCTCCGACTTTGTTCTTCGCGGAAAGACGCAGCCCGAACGTGCCTACACGGAAAAATCAGGCAGTCTCGCTTTGCTAGGCGGACTTCGCGATGGAAAGGTTTCAGAAGAAGTTGAGCGATGGGCCAGTCCCTCGCAATATGTTTCGGCAGACGATCCGCCGTTGCTGATTTTTCATGGTAACGCTGACTCGACAGTGCTGCTCGATCAAAGCGAACGAATCGCATCACTTTACAAAGACGCGGGCTTAGACGGGCGGCTGGTGGTTTTGAAGAACGCCGGCCACGGCGGCACCGCTTTCTTTCGTGGTCGGCATTTTGAAACAGCAAAGCAGTTTTTGTTGCGACACTGCCCAATGCCAACGGAATGA